The candidate division WOR-3 bacterium sequence CAATAATATATTGGAAATTCTTGAAAAAAGATTTCCTGGACTGAAAGAAAAGGTCGAGATGACGGATGTTTCAACGCCTCTGACTTTCGAACGCTACACTGGGAACTGGAAAGGCAGTTTCGAGGGGTGGCTGATTACGCCGGAAAATTCAAACGTCATCATGAAACCCATGAACCAGACCCTGCCCAGCCTTGAGAATTTCTATATGTGCGGTCAATGGGTGGAACCCGGAGGGGGTCTTCCGACGGGTGTCATGTCGGCAAGACGGCTTTTAAAGAAAATCTGTAAGAAAAGCGGAAAAAAGTTCACCGCGTTTGTCAGGTGATTTTTGGAATGCAAGGAGCCGGTTTAAAATGAAAATCATCAACTCTATACTGGACGGGCTTGAAAAAGGAGGAAATGTCAAATCTGCCAAGGAGAGGTCCTCTTTGGACAGGAGTCATAAGCAGGAGAGGCGGTATAAAGCTGATAAATATGGTCGGGATGCTAAAAACCAAACGGTTTATACCAATGACCTTTGTTGGTTTTCTTTTTCGGAGGGAAAATGAAACAATGGTACGAAAAGCTGTTTGAAAATTACGGCGATAAATACGACAGAGAGATTTTTACAAGCGGAACAATCGGTGAATGCGATTTCATAGAAAAAGAGATAAACTTCAACAAATCTCTGAATATATTAGACGTAGGCTGCGGAACCGGTAGACATTCCATCGAGTTGACAAGAAGAGGCTACATGGTCAAAGGAATTGACCTCTCCGAATCAATGCTCGATAAAGCACGGGAAAAGGCGGTAAGGGCTGGCTTGACAATAGATTTTTCAAAAAATGATGCAAGAAACCTTCCTTTTAATTCCGAATTTGACCTCGCGATAATGCTCTGCGAGGGTGGATTTCCTCTCATGGAGACCGACGAGATGAATTATGAGATCCTGAAAAGTGTGACGAAAGCTCTGAAAGAAAACGCAAAGTTTGTTTTTACGACACTTAACGGACTTTTCCCGCTGTACCATTCAGTAGAGAAGTTCTGTGCGGAAAATTCTGCTGAGGGAAATGCTACTTACAGGAGCAACTCTTTCGACCTGATGACTTTTAGAGACAGAAATATAACCGAGCTCGAAAACGATGAAGGCGAGAAAATAAAATTGGACTGCAACGAAAGATATTATGTACCTTGTGAGATAACCTGGCTTTTACAATCTCTTGGATATAGTGAAATTGAAATTTTCGGTGCAAAAATTGGGGCTTTTTCGAGAGATGACAAACTGACGACTGAAGATTTCGAAATGCTCGTGATAGCAGAAAGGCGTGATGTTATTCAAGAACATTCATAAAATTCTTAAAGTAAGAATTTTTGGTAAAGTTTTAGAATTCTTTTAAGGCGATAAGTTTTATCTTTCAAAGCAAGGATCTTGGGTCGCCGGGTTTGTTGATGAAATACGGGATTCATATCTTTAAAGAATACTCGAAAACACTGATTAATAAAACGGCTGCAAAAACCCAGAATGATCCGTCTTTATTTGGCATGTTTAACCTGATTTATGACGGAAAACTTTTAGCGGACAGATACGTGTCTCTGACTAGATTCAAAAAACATTCTTAAAAAGGCAAATCTCAATGGATGAAGGAGGTGAATGTGAAACTTTACAACGAACTGTCGGCTTGGTGGCCTGTTCTTTCAGCTCCGGAGGATTACGAGGAGGAATCAAGCCTTTATGTCAGAATTATTGAAAAATACAAAAAAGATATAAAAACAGCAATCGAACTTGGAAGCGGCGGGGGAAACAACGCCTCCCATCTGAAAAAACTATACACCATGACTTTGGTCGATATGTCTCTGGGGATGATAGAAGTCAGCAAAACACTCAACCCCGAATGCAGGCATTTTGAAGGAGACATGAGGTCTGTGAGGTTAGGTGAAAAATTTGACCTTGTGTTCATACACGATGCAATAATGTACATGACGACAGAGGAAGACCTGTTCAGAACATTTATTACTGCAAAAGAACACATGAAAGATGAGGGCGTTCTCTTCATCGCCCCCGATTACTTCAAGGAGACTTTCAAACCCTTCACAAGCCACGGCGGACACGACAGAAAAGAAAGAAGTATGAGATATTTGGAATGGACCTGCGACAAGAACCCTCATGACACTCTAATTGAGACGTATTTTGCCTATATATTAAAAAACGAAAAAGGAGAAATAAGTTTCGAGGACGACATTTCGATAAACGGAATTTTCTCAAAAAATACATGGCAGATCCTCCTTGAAAAGGTAGGTTTTAAAGTCTTTTTTGAGAGCATAGAACACTCAGAAATCGAATCGGGACAGTACATCGGAATTGTCGGGTTGATGGATGGATAGTTTAAAAGTTCAAGCCCTTCTAAATCCATATCCACCTATGTAGAAAAAGGGCTTGTAAGTCGCTTGAATAATTGCTTATGGCAGATGAATTGAAAATATCTTTGAATTTGCGCATTATATAAAATGTATTTTAGAGGTTTACGATTTAAGGGTTTGGATTTTTTTAATGTTTGGAATGTTTTTTTCTTACTTGCTTCGGTAAATTGGCCTATTCCACCGAGAGTAAATAAAGATGACATCAAAGAAAAACAAACAACAAAGTTCATGAAATCAAGCGATTTACAACGCACAAAGTCAGTTTTTAGGCAAGCAAAAAAAATTGTATTATCCAGCATATATTTTAAGCGGGAATATTAAAGACATAAATTTGTTATATGGAAAGAAAAGGATGTTTAAAGTTCAGCTAATGTTAAAAGACGGCAGCAGAGGAGAAGCTTTTTCCTTCTATATTTGAATTGAGCTTTTCATAAAACTTGACAGCAGTATAATCAGATGTTATGATGTTGTATACATTTGATGGTTTTTCACTTTAAAAAAGTCTTTAACTTTTCAACAAATTTCTGTTTTAAATGGAATGAACGATTCGACTCGTAATTCCAATATATTTAGTGCTTTACGCATGAACACGCCGAAGGCATTTCGGCGACGGAGCTTGACTATAAGATGTTTTTTATCCCATGTAGCAAAGAGAAAGGAGTAAAAAATGACGGAAATAAATATATACGATCCGAAAAACAAACCAGATAAAGGTCAAAAACAAAAAATTGTCGATTTTCTGTATGAAAACCTGGAAAAATTTGGAGATCCGAAACCCGCAATTGAAAAAGCCGTGGATTACGCCTTGAAAAACATCGAATCTTTCGGAGGTTTTGTCCTCTCGTATAATTCAGGAGAGAATATTTTTGGCGCGGTTGTCGTCAACAGGACAGGGATGAAAGACTACATTCCTGAAAACATTCTCGTATACATCGCGACCAAAAAAGAAGAAAGAGGAAAAGGAATCGGCAAGAAACTGATGAAAAAAACAATTGAAATAGCCGAAGGCAGTATCAAGCTACATGTCGAACCTGATAACCCAGCTAGGTTTTTGTATGAAGGATTTGGCTTTACGAACAAATACCTCGAGATGAGATTGACAAAATAAAACATGGCAAAAATCACTTTAGACCGAACAAAGCTCAGAGAGAATTACAGCTTTCTGTATAAACTGTTCAAAAAACAAGGCATACAATGGGCGGTTGTGACAAAACTACTCTGCGGAAACAGGGATTTTCTCGAAGAAGTATTAAAATTAGAGCCTTTCCAAACCTGCGACTCGAGACTATCGAGCCTGAAGACGATAAAGAGCATAAATCCAAAAATAGAGACAATATACATAAAGCCGCCTCCGCAAAAATCGATCCAAAATGTTGTAAAATACGCGGATATAAGCCTTAACACAGAATTGAAAACAGTCGAAATGCTTTCAGAAGAAGCGGTCAGACAGAAAAAAAAGCATAAAATCATTATTATGATAGAGATGGGAGAGTTGAGAGAAGGTGTTATGAGAGACAGGCTGATAGATTTTTATGAGAGGATTTTCAGATTGCCTAATATAGAAGTCACTGGGGTTGGGACAAATCTCGCCTGCCTGAATGGAGTCCTTCCAAACCACGATAAATTGATACAGCTCAGTCTTTATAAACAGCTCATAGAGGCGAAGTTTGGTAAAAAAATTCCCCTTGTCTCGGGGGGGTCTTCGGTGACTATTCCCCTGATATTCAAAAACCTTTTGCCAAAGGGCATAAACCATTTCAGGGTAGGAGAAACACTTTTCATCGGAACAGATGTATACAATGATGAAAAGATGAATGGTCTTAACACCGACATATTCAAGCTTCACTGTGAGATAATCGAGTTAAAGAAAAAACCGAGTGTGCCGACAGGTGAAATGGGGACAAATCTTGAAGGACACACACCTTGTTTCGATGAAAACGAGAAAAGTCGGGATTCTTTCAGGGCGATAATAGACGTGGGCATTCTCGATGTGGAGATAAACCATATTTTTCCCGTTGATACTAATTATTCAATAATAGGCGCGAGTTCAGATATGTTCGTGATAGACATCAAAGACAATCCGAAAAATCTTAAAACCGGCGACTATCTTCAATTCTACCTGGACTACCTCGGAGTATTAAGGGTTATGAATTCGAAATTCATTGAAAAGAAAATTGAATAAAAAATATTTTTGTAATAATCCTGTTCTGAAAATATAATTACCTGAAAGAGGGATCCAATGGAAAGAGTTAGATCTGTAGCCGTAATAGGAAATTACCTGCCCAGAATGTGCGGCATCGCAACATTTACGACCGATTTGGTCAGCGCATTGTCATCCAAGGGGATTGACTGCTGGGCGATCGCGATGAACGACAGACCGGAAGGATACAGATACCCAAAGGAAGTCCGATTCGAAATAAACCAGAACAAATCAAGCGAATATGTTCTCGCCTCGGATTACCTGAACATAAGCCAGATTGACGCTGTTTCGCTTCAGCATGAATACGGGATTTTCGGGGGGGAATACGGCTCTTACATCGTATCTCTGATAAAGAGGCTGAGGATGCCCGTCGTGACGACACTTCACACAGTTCTAAAAGAGCCTGTTTCAACACAGAAAAAAATTCTCTCTGATATCGCGCGTTTTTCGGAGAAAATAATTGTCATGTCCGAAAACGCCAGCGATTTTCTCAAAGAAATATACGGTGTCCCGAAAGACAAGATTGTTTTGATCCATCACGGAATTCCCGACATGCCTTTTGTAGATCCGAATTATTACAAAGACCAATTCGGCGTCGAGGGCAGAAAAGTTATTTTGACATTCGGTTTACTATCTCCCAACAAGGGAATCGAATACATGATAGATGCCATGCCGAAAATAATGGAAAAACATGCCGATGTCGTTTATGTAATCGTTGGAGCGACTCATCCTAACATAAAAAAGACGCATGGAGAAGAATACAGACAAAGCCTTGTAAGAAGGGCAAAAGCCGCGGGAGTTGACCAGAACATAATGTTTTTTAACCGGTTCGTTGAGAGAAATGAACTGTGCGAATTTTTGGGGGCATGCGACGTGTACGTAACCCCGTATTTATCCGAAGCTCAAATAGTCTCTGGAACCCTCGCTTACGCGATGGGTGTAGGCAAAGCGACGGTTTCGACTCCTTACTGGTACGCTGTCGAGATGATGTCCGAAGACAGGGGAGTTTTGGTAGGGTTTCGGGATTCCGAAGCCCTTGCTGAAGCCGTTTCCGGACTGCTCAGCGACGACATCAAGAGAAACGCCATGAGAAAACGAGCCTACACTTTTCTAAGAAGGGCCGTGTGGAGCCAGGTGGCTGTTGATTATTTAGCGATTTTAAACGGGGTTAAAAATGAGAGAATAGAAAATGCGAAAGTTATTTTCAGCACCAAAACCCTCGCGCAGGACAAAACGAGCCTTCCTGAAATCGATTTCAGGCACGTGATGCTGATGACCGACGACACGGGGATACTTCAGCACGCCACGTATTCCATTCCTGACTACGACCATGGTTATTGTGCCGACGACAACTCAAGAGGTTTGATAGCCTCCGTGATGGCTCAGAGTTTTACGCCTGAAGATCCGAAAATGCTGAACATGCAGAAAAAATTTCTCGCTTTTCTTAAACATTCTTTCAACGATAAAACGGGTTGGTTCAGAAATTTTATGTCTTTCGAAAGAAAATGGCTTGAAGAGAAGGGCTCTGAAGACAGTCAGGGAAGGGCAATATGGGGACTGGGAGTCTGCGCGGCTCTTTCCGGTGACAAAAGCTGTGTCGCCCTCAGCACGACCCTTTTTCACAGAGCAGTAGAGGTAATGTTGAAACTATCCCACCCCAGGGCAGTCTCTTTCGCTCTTGTTGGAATACACGCCTATCTCGCGAGGTTTTCTGGAGACAGCGAAATAAGAAGGGCGAGGGAGAAACTCGCCAATTATCTTTTTGAAAAGTTTAAAAAAAGACCCGACATGAATTGGCCTTGGTTCGACGACGAACTTTTTTACGCCAACGCGAAAATTCCTCAGGCTCTATTGCTCTCGGGGCAGTGGATGCAGAGAACAGATATGTCGAATATGGGTTTTGATCTCCTAAACTGGGTGATAGAATTACAGAGCGAAAAAAACTATTTTTCTCCCATTGGGAACAGGGGCTGGCTGAGAAAAGGAGGGAGTAAGGCAAATTTCGACCAGCAGCCAATAGAAGCTCAGGCTATGATCGAGACATGTCTTCTGGCGTACAATATGACTGGTGACGACAAATACAGCAACATGGCTCATCTTGCTTTTAACTGGTTTCTCGGACAAAATATTCTCAATGAGCCTCTTTACGATTTCGCTACAGGGGGATGCCGGGACGGACTCACCCCCGACGGTCCAAATATGAACCAGGGAGCAGAGTCGACTCTCGCCTGGCTTTTGTCCCTTCTGGCGATGCACGGTTTTAGCGCAGAACAGAACAAGATGCAATACACGGTTCCAATAGCTGAGTAAAGATTTGAAAAAAATCTTAGTTGAAAGAAAAGGATTGATACTTCAACCTTCCCACGAGAGAGTGTTGATAAGACCTTTTATTCCTGAAAATTCGGCAAGAAGAGAAAAAATAATCAGCAGAGTGATGAATCTATCTGAAAAAAGCACTTCTGAATTGCTCAAACAAATAATAGATGAATTTAAAACAAGGCACCAAGACATAAAAAGCGTCTTCAGAAAGAATTATGAAAATGTCCGAAGGTGGACGATAACCGACATGCCTCTCTCCGAAGACAGAGAACTTCTTATAGGGGCGTATTTCACGCAGGAATACTCGCTGGAATCCGCGGCTCTCTTCAACCCCTCGATTGTTCCGCATCCAAACCAAAAAAACCTTGCCAAAGGAAGCTTGAGATTTATACTGAGCTTGAGGGCGACAGGGGAAGGTCATATTTCTTCAATAGTT is a genomic window containing:
- a CDS encoding class I SAM-dependent methyltransferase, with the translated sequence MKQWYEKLFENYGDKYDREIFTSGTIGECDFIEKEINFNKSLNILDVGCGTGRHSIELTRRGYMVKGIDLSESMLDKAREKAVRAGLTIDFSKNDARNLPFNSEFDLAIMLCEGGFPLMETDEMNYEILKSVTKALKENAKFVFTTLNGLFPLYHSVEKFCAENSAEGNATYRSNSFDLMTFRDRNITELENDEGEKIKLDCNERYYVPCEITWLLQSLGYSEIEIFGAKIGAFSRDDKLTTEDFEMLVIAERRDVIQEHS
- a CDS encoding class I SAM-dependent methyltransferase, producing MKLYNELSAWWPVLSAPEDYEEESSLYVRIIEKYKKDIKTAIELGSGGGNNASHLKKLYTMTLVDMSLGMIEVSKTLNPECRHFEGDMRSVRLGEKFDLVFIHDAIMYMTTEEDLFRTFITAKEHMKDEGVLFIAPDYFKETFKPFTSHGGHDRKERSMRYLEWTCDKNPHDTLIETYFAYILKNEKGEISFEDDISINGIFSKNTWQILLEKVGFKVFFESIEHSEIESGQYIGIVGLMDG
- a CDS encoding GNAT family N-acetyltransferase, encoding MTEINIYDPKNKPDKGQKQKIVDFLYENLEKFGDPKPAIEKAVDYALKNIESFGGFVLSYNSGENIFGAVVVNRTGMKDYIPENILVYIATKKEERGKGIGKKLMKKTIEIAEGSIKLHVEPDNPARFLYEGFGFTNKYLEMRLTK
- a CDS encoding alanine racemase, with protein sequence MAKITLDRTKLRENYSFLYKLFKKQGIQWAVVTKLLCGNRDFLEEVLKLEPFQTCDSRLSSLKTIKSINPKIETIYIKPPPQKSIQNVVKYADISLNTELKTVEMLSEEAVRQKKKHKIIIMIEMGELREGVMRDRLIDFYERIFRLPNIEVTGVGTNLACLNGVLPNHDKLIQLSLYKQLIEAKFGKKIPLVSGGSSVTIPLIFKNLLPKGINHFRVGETLFIGTDVYNDEKMNGLNTDIFKLHCEIIELKKKPSVPTGEMGTNLEGHTPCFDENEKSRDSFRAIIDVGILDVEINHIFPVDTNYSIIGASSDMFVIDIKDNPKNLKTGDYLQFYLDYLGVLRVMNSKFIEKKIE
- a CDS encoding glycosyltransferase family 4 protein, which gives rise to MERVRSVAVIGNYLPRMCGIATFTTDLVSALSSKGIDCWAIAMNDRPEGYRYPKEVRFEINQNKSSEYVLASDYLNISQIDAVSLQHEYGIFGGEYGSYIVSLIKRLRMPVVTTLHTVLKEPVSTQKKILSDIARFSEKIIVMSENASDFLKEIYGVPKDKIVLIHHGIPDMPFVDPNYYKDQFGVEGRKVILTFGLLSPNKGIEYMIDAMPKIMEKHADVVYVIVGATHPNIKKTHGEEYRQSLVRRAKAAGVDQNIMFFNRFVERNELCEFLGACDVYVTPYLSEAQIVSGTLAYAMGVGKATVSTPYWYAVEMMSEDRGVLVGFRDSEALAEAVSGLLSDDIKRNAMRKRAYTFLRRAVWSQVAVDYLAILNGVKNERIENAKVIFSTKTLAQDKTSLPEIDFRHVMLMTDDTGILQHATYSIPDYDHGYCADDNSRGLIASVMAQSFTPEDPKMLNMQKKFLAFLKHSFNDKTGWFRNFMSFERKWLEEKGSEDSQGRAIWGLGVCAALSGDKSCVALSTTLFHRAVEVMLKLSHPRAVSFALVGIHAYLARFSGDSEIRRAREKLANYLFEKFKKRPDMNWPWFDDELFYANAKIPQALLLSGQWMQRTDMSNMGFDLLNWVIELQSEKNYFSPIGNRGWLRKGGSKANFDQQPIEAQAMIETCLLAYNMTGDDKYSNMAHLAFNWFLGQNILNEPLYDFATGGCRDGLTPDGPNMNQGAESTLAWLLSLLAMHGFSAEQNKMQYTVPIAE